In Prunus dulcis chromosome 2, ALMONDv2, whole genome shotgun sequence, a single genomic region encodes these proteins:
- the LOC117618321 gene encoding uncharacterized protein LOC117618321 codes for MDHRKWWPDDDERSRRSFWQNRRDTGLFLMEFRGSRVGADTHEDVRWTPPSPSLVKINVDAAWKKETLQIGIGIVARNDRGAFIRDEARYLLRFFIEEAEAEAILAGVFLAKTINLRSVIIETDAKCVIECVPKRNHYRKLETLSYTEGNLETRILFLYYPMAVDVEKSK; via the exons ATGGATCatcggaaatggtggccggacgACGATGAACGAAGCCGGCGAAGTTTCTGGCAAAACCGGCGCGATACCGGGCTTTTTCTGATGGAATTCAGAGGTTCCAGGGTCGGGGCTG ATACACATGAAGATGTCAGGTGGACCCCTCCGTCACCGTCTTTGGTTAAGATCAATGTTGATGCAGCTTGGAAGAAAGAGACGCTGCAGATTGGCATTGGTATTGTAGCACGTAATGACAGAGGTGCTTTTATTCGTGATGAGGCACGGTATCTGTTACGATTTTTCATTGAAGAAGCTGAGGCTGAGGCTATTTTAGCTGGGGTCTTCTTGGCAAAGACGATCAATCTTAGAAGTGTTATTATTGAAACTGATGCTAAATGTGTCATTGAGTGTGTTCCCAAGAGGAACCACTACCGGAAACTGGAGACTTTATCCTATACTGAAGGAAATTTGGAGACACGCATCTTGTTTCTTTACTATCCAATGGCAGTGGATGTCGAGAAGAGCAAATGA